The following coding sequences lie in one Rhizobium rhododendri genomic window:
- the glyS gene encoding glycine--tRNA ligase subunit beta, producing MPDLLLELRSEEIPARMQRKAAGDLKKLVTDALVDAGLSYEGAREYWTPRRLTLDIRGLTARSADVREERKGPRRDANAQAIEGFLRAAGLSSIDEAQIQSDPKKGEFYVAIIAKPGRAAEEIIADVMPGIIRSFPWSNTMRWGAASAKPGSLRWVRPLQSIVCTFGTEHEGTVVIPFEIDGIVASDVTYGHRFHAPAAITVKRFDDYVAGLERAKVILDAERRKEIIAADAANLAFASGLELVDDPALLEEVSGLVEWPQVLMGEFEADYLTIPSEIIRLTIKTNQKCFVTRPHGSETLSNKFVLIANIEASDSGAEIIHGNGKVVRARLSDALHFWKRDQGDLPDLDTLQASAAKFNLDLGKPLDQRMAKLDALNVTFHAKLGSQGERVARIRKLAAALAAVTGADAGLVDRAVVLAKADLRTEAVGEFPELQGLMGRKYAALQGEDPSVAAAIEDHWKPNGPSDRLPHDKVGLTVALADKLDTLVGFWAIDEKPTGSKDPYALRRAALGVVRIVLEQRIRLPIMRYLSDHMAIVDESVEMAGLRQQMQEHPDGLMKFGHANGEQMLARERDLLSFFHDRLKVYLRDQGARYDLIDAVLTPETDDLLMVARRVEALTFFITSEDGKNLLAGTKRATQLLAAEEKKGTVVADAVTPALLTLDAEKDLFSAVAKASGEASSAIATEDFRSAMTALSTLRLPVDRFFTDVLVNDEDVAVRGNRLALLRLIREATGTVTDFSKISG from the coding sequence ATGCCCGATCTCCTGCTTGAACTTCGCTCCGAGGAAATTCCAGCCCGCATGCAGCGCAAGGCCGCGGGAGACCTGAAGAAGCTTGTCACCGACGCCCTGGTCGATGCGGGCCTGTCCTACGAGGGTGCGCGGGAATACTGGACTCCCCGGCGCCTGACACTCGATATTCGCGGACTGACCGCGCGTTCCGCCGATGTCCGCGAGGAGCGCAAGGGCCCCCGTCGCGATGCCAACGCCCAGGCGATCGAAGGTTTTCTGCGCGCCGCAGGGCTGTCGTCCATCGACGAGGCGCAGATCCAGAGCGATCCCAAGAAGGGCGAGTTCTACGTCGCCATCATCGCCAAACCCGGTCGCGCTGCCGAGGAGATCATTGCCGATGTCATGCCCGGCATCATCCGCAGCTTTCCGTGGTCGAACACGATGCGCTGGGGTGCCGCTTCCGCAAAGCCGGGCTCGCTGCGCTGGGTCCGCCCGCTGCAGTCGATTGTCTGCACCTTCGGTACCGAGCACGAAGGCACTGTCGTCATTCCCTTCGAGATCGACGGTATCGTCGCCTCCGACGTCACCTATGGCCACCGTTTCCACGCGCCCGCAGCGATCACCGTCAAGCGCTTCGACGACTATGTTGCCGGCCTGGAGAGAGCCAAGGTCATCCTCGACGCCGAGCGCCGCAAGGAAATCATCGCTGCCGATGCAGCAAACCTGGCCTTTGCCAGCGGACTGGAACTGGTCGACGATCCAGCCCTGCTCGAGGAGGTTTCCGGCCTCGTCGAATGGCCGCAGGTGCTGATGGGCGAGTTCGAGGCGGATTACCTGACGATCCCCTCCGAAATCATCCGCCTGACGATCAAAACCAACCAGAAGTGCTTCGTCACCCGTCCCCACGGCAGCGAGACGCTTTCCAACAAGTTCGTGCTGATCGCCAATATCGAGGCCAGTGACAGTGGCGCGGAAATCATCCACGGCAACGGCAAGGTCGTGCGCGCCCGGCTATCCGACGCGCTGCACTTCTGGAAGCGCGACCAGGGCGATCTTCCCGACCTCGACACGCTGCAGGCGTCGGCCGCAAAATTCAACCTGGACCTTGGCAAGCCGCTCGACCAGCGCATGGCCAAGCTCGATGCCCTCAACGTCACCTTCCACGCCAAGCTCGGTAGCCAGGGCGAGCGCGTTGCGCGCATCCGCAAGCTCGCTGCAGCACTGGCAGCGGTGACCGGTGCCGATGCAGGCCTCGTAGACCGCGCCGTCGTGCTGGCGAAGGCCGACCTGCGCACTGAAGCCGTTGGCGAATTCCCGGAGTTGCAGGGGCTGATGGGCCGGAAATATGCGGCTCTCCAGGGCGAGGACCCGTCTGTCGCTGCTGCCATCGAAGATCACTGGAAGCCGAACGGCCCGTCTGACCGGTTGCCGCATGACAAGGTCGGACTGACCGTGGCGCTAGCCGACAAGCTCGACACGCTCGTCGGGTTCTGGGCGATCGACGAGAAGCCGACTGGCTCCAAGGATCCCTACGCCCTCCGTCGCGCAGCGCTCGGCGTCGTGCGTATCGTGCTCGAACAGCGCATCCGCCTGCCGATCATGCGCTATCTCAGCGACCATATGGCGATAGTCGACGAATCCGTCGAAATGGCCGGCCTCCGCCAGCAGATGCAGGAGCATCCGGACGGACTGATGAAGTTCGGCCATGCGAACGGCGAGCAGATGCTGGCGCGCGAGCGCGACCTGCTGTCGTTCTTCCATGACCGGCTGAAAGTCTACCTGCGCGATCAGGGCGCCCGCTACGACCTGATCGATGCGGTGCTGACGCCGGAGACGGACGACCTGCTGATGGTGGCCCGCCGCGTCGAGGCCCTGACCTTCTTTATCACCTCGGAAGACGGCAAGAACCTGCTTGCCGGCACCAAGCGCGCAACTCAGCTGCTAGCGGCCGAGGAGAAGAAGGGTACCGTCGTCGCCGATGCCGTGACCCCGGCTTTGTTGACGCTCGATGCCGAGAAGGATCTGTTTTCGGCCGTCGCCAAGGCCTCCGGGGAGGCGTCTTCCGCTATCGCCACGGAGGACTTCCGCTCGGCGATGACGGCATTGTCGACGCTGCGCCTGCCCGTCGACCGGTTCTTCACGGATGTCCTGGTCAACGACGAGGACGTTGCCGTGCGTGGCAACCGCCTGGCGCTGCTTCGCCTGATCCGCGAAGCCACTGGCACGGTTACCGATTTCTCAAAGATATCCGGCTAG
- a CDS encoding endonuclease domain-containing protein, with protein MPKKPSQLSRFKVANSRRLRADATDAEVKLWRHLWRIPIEGTHVRRQVPIGKYFADFACHQIGLIIELDGSQHAEAAAGRYDLERTSFLESQGYQVIRFWNADVLSELDAVLDTIFAIVQQRQILLAEADRFHPTPALSADPPPLGEGEEY; from the coding sequence ATGCCAAAAAAGCCTTCACAGCTGAGCCGTTTTAAGGTGGCCAACAGCCGTCGGCTCCGCGCTGATGCCACGGATGCGGAGGTAAAGTTATGGCGCCATCTCTGGCGCATCCCCATTGAGGGTACGCATGTCAGACGGCAGGTCCCTATCGGTAAGTACTTTGCGGATTTTGCCTGTCATCAGATCGGTCTGATCATCGAGCTGGACGGCAGCCAGCATGCTGAAGCCGCCGCCGGGCGCTACGATCTCGAACGGACGAGTTTCCTCGAAAGCCAAGGTTATCAAGTTATCCGATTTTGGAATGCCGATGTCCTCTCCGAGCTTGACGCGGTCCTCGACACCATATTTGCCATTGTGCAGCAGCGACAAATTTTGCTAGCAGAAGCCGACCGTTTTCACCCCACCCCGGCACTGAGTGCCGACCCTCCACCTCTCGGGGAGGGTGAGGAATATTGA